The proteins below are encoded in one region of Phaseolus vulgaris cultivar G19833 chromosome 1, P. vulgaris v2.0, whole genome shotgun sequence:
- the LOC137816201 gene encoding two-component response regulator 24, whose protein sequence is MAPRNFGTQITALVVDDNVLNRKIHQKLLESAGVRNQEGVANGKEAVEIHCHGRRFDLILMDMDMPVMNGLEATKELRSMGIGSMIVGVSSRCTETEIRKFMESGLNDYHEKPLNSAKLNSILDKMNPSFTS, encoded by the exons GCACTTGTTGTAGATGACAATGTACTGAATAGAAAGATTCATCAAAAGCTGTTGGAGAGTGCTGGAGTGAGAAATCAAGAGGGTGTGGCCAATGGGAAAGAAGCAGTGGAGATTCATTGCCATGGACGAAGATTTGACCTTATTCTCATGGACATGGACATGCCTGTCATGAATGGCCTTGAG gCAACAAAGGAACTTCGTTCAATGGGCATTGGGAGCATGATTGTTGGTGTGTCATCACGTTGTACGGAAACAGAAATACGAAAATTTATGGAATCAGGGTTGAATGATTACCACGAGAAACCCTTGAACAGTGCTAAGCTTAATTCAATTCTTGATAAGATGAACCCTAGTTTTACTAGTTAA